In the Aristaeella hokkaidonensis genome, GCACCGGAGGAAACGCCCATGGTGGAGCCATCGGCAAGGGGATTGCGCAGGAGCCCCTGCATGGCGGCACCGCATATGGATAAAGACGCCCCGGCCAGCGTGACGCACAGCACGCGGGGCAGTCGGACATTCAGAATGATGTTTTTGGCGATATTCTGGGGAATCGGCAGCCCCCAGACAGCGTTCCATACCGCTGTGACGGTATCGGAAAAAGTGATCCTGACGCTGCCGACGCAGATACACAGGACCATAGTCAGGAACAGCGCTGCAGACAGGAACAGATAGGTAAGGGGTGAGAATCGCTCCCGCAGGAGCAGCCGCGATTTCTGCATAGCAACCTCAACAACAGGAAAGGGGAACCGAAACCAATCCGGTTCCCCCTGAATAAGTGGAATTAAGCAGCCGGGACTTCCTCGGCTTCATCACCATAGACAAAGTTATACAGTTCGATGACAGCGTCCTTCAGGCGCGGGCCGGGACGGGTCATCATGCTGGTTCCATCGTAATAGATATTCTTTTCCTTGATGGCGGTAATATCTCCCCAGCCATCGCGGGCTGCGATTTCATCGATGCCTTCGGCACCCATACCGTTCATCAGAATGATATAGTCAGGGTTGCGCTCGATGACCTGCTCATCGCTGATCATCAGCCAGGGATCAGCCTGGTCGCCGAAGATGTTTTTGAGACCGCAGATTTCAGCCAGTTCATGGGTAAAGCTGCTGCTGCCGCAGGAGTACAGATACGGAGGCGGAGAAATCTCAAAATAGACGGTCTTTTCATTGCCTTCGGTTTTTGCCCTGATTTCATCGCAGGTAGCCTGGATGTCAGCAATCAGCGCTTCGGCATTATCATCCTTGCCCATCAGGGCGCCGATCATGCGAATGGCGGTGTAGATGCTGGCAATATCGGAGGTGGTGCTGATGACAACCTTCACGCCGTTTTCTTCCAGTTGTTTCACCTGATCCTCGGACTGGCTCATATCATTCATCAGAACGATCTGGGGCTCCAGGGCCAGGATCTCTTCAATGTTGGTCTCCTTGCCGGACTGAACCTTGGGCAGGTTCGTGATGGAAGCGGGGTAATCGCAATACTGTCCGATACCCACCAGGGCGTCTTCGCAGCCGATGGCGCACAGAATTTCGCAGTCAGAAGGCTGCAGGGCGACAATCCGGGTGGCGGGCTCTGTCAGGATGATCTCACGGCCGTACATATCCGTGACAGTGACCGCGGTATCCTCGGCCAGTACTGATGTCATGCTGAAAATCATCAGCGCCGCAAGGAAAAGGGATACAAGTTTCCTGGACATTATATATGTCCCTCCTCATGAAAATGATCAAATGAATCAGCGGGAGGAAGCAAAAGAAAAGCGTCCCTCCCCGAGGCACGCCAACAAAACCCACAGACGGACTGTCTGTAAGTTTTATAGCATATCCCACCCCCAGGGGAATGATATTTTCACGGTGTAAACAAGTCTCCCGGCTTGGCTTCATTCTACTTGCACACCTTCCCGCACAATTGCAGTGGCTTCTTTACGTGCTTTCGTCAGCTTCACGGTTACTGGGATAGCCCGGAACTCTCATCCGTGTTCCTATGACGCGCTTCCTGAGAAGCAGCGCCGCGCATCGCTGCGCAGATACACCGGCTATTCATTTGTCGCATCCATTATATAGTTCCGAAAACCCATCGTCAATTAATTCCTTGTGTTCTTTGCGGGAGAAAAATACAATAAAACAAGAGAAAAAAGAAACCGGACAGAACCCAAGGCATTCTTTTTTGCGTATAAACAGATGAGAACGGAAAAACGGCCGAAAGGAAGGAAACAAGATCATGAAAAAGCTGATTGCTGTACTGTCTGCCCTGCTGATGCTGGTGAGCGCTGCTGCCGCTGAAGACGGCCCCCTGTCCGGCGGCTGGACGCCCTCTGCTGATCCTGCCGTGACGGAAGAATTGCAGGCGCTGTTTGATAAAGGACTCGAGGGTCTGGTGGGCGTCGGATATACGCCGGTAGCTTACCTGGGTTCACAGGTGGTGGCGGGAACCAACCACGCGTTCCTGTGCCAGGCTACAGTTGTCTATCCCGGAGCGCAGCCTTACTATACAATCGTGTACCTGTATGAAGACCTGCAGGGAAATGTGACGATCCTGAACATCGCGGAGCTGGACGTGGGCGCCCTGTGCACTTACGGTGCGGAAGAATAAACGCCGCGGAAAAGAAAGCGGGAACGGAATGAAATCCGTTCCCGCTTTTTCAGTTTCCGGAAGTTTTTCGCTCGACGCGGCGGATCCGGTTGATATGCCGTTCGAAATCCCCGCCGCTGATCAGCTCCGCCAGCACATATTGCTCAAAGGTGGGAACTGTACAGCTGTAAAATCCCACACGGAGTTCGAAAACAGGGAGCAAGGCGCGGGGAAGCACCATATATCCCACACGGAAAGAAGGGGATACTGTGCGGGAGAAGGTGTTCAGGTAGATCACATTCTGGCGGGCGGTTCCGGCAAAGAGCGTTTCTTCCGGTTTGCGCAGGAGAGAGAACTCTGATTCATAGTCGTCCTCCACGATATACCGGTCCGGTTCTGACGCCCAGCGCAGGTATTCCCGGCGCTTGGAAGCCGTGGCGGTGACGCCGCTGGGGAAACTCCGGAAGGGAGTGATATGAAGCACGGAAGCTTTTGTGGAACGGAGCGCTTCAGAAAGAATACCGTCCTTTCCCAAGGGACAGAAGTCCACCTGTACATTCCGGGAACGGTAGACCTGTTCGATCTTCTGATAGGAGGGGGC is a window encoding:
- a CDS encoding ABC transporter substrate-binding protein, with amino-acid sequence MSRKLVSLFLAALMIFSMTSVLAEDTAVTVTDMYGREIILTEPATRIVALQPSDCEILCAIGCEDALVGIGQYCDYPASITNLPKVQSGKETNIEEILALEPQIVLMNDMSQSEDQVKQLEENGVKVVISTTSDIASIYTAIRMIGALMGKDDNAEALIADIQATCDEIRAKTEGNEKTVYFEISPPPYLYSCGSSSFTHELAEICGLKNIFGDQADPWLMISDEQVIERNPDYIILMNGMGAEGIDEIAARDGWGDITAIKEKNIYYDGTSMMTRPGPRLKDAVIELYNFVYGDEAEEVPAA